One window of Streptomyces sp. SUK 48 genomic DNA carries:
- a CDS encoding SDR family oxidoreductase produces MDLGLKDRVYIVTGATRGLGNAAARQLVADGAKVVITGRDEQRAAAAAAELGPDAVGVAMDNADEQAPERLIETARERFGGFHGVLVSVGGPPPGFVADNTDDQWRAAFESVFLGAVRLARAAAAELDAGGVIGFVLSGSVYEPIPALTISNGLRPGLAGFAKSLADELGPRGIRVLGLLPARIDTDRVRELDSLSADPEATRAANESRIPLRRYGAPEEFGRVAAFLLSPAASYLTGLMVPVDGGMRHGF; encoded by the coding sequence ATGGATCTTGGACTGAAGGACCGGGTGTACATCGTCACCGGGGCCACCCGCGGCCTCGGCAACGCGGCCGCGCGGCAGCTCGTCGCGGACGGCGCGAAGGTGGTGATCACCGGCCGGGACGAGCAGCGGGCCGCGGCGGCGGCCGCCGAACTGGGCCCGGACGCGGTGGGCGTGGCCATGGACAACGCCGACGAGCAGGCGCCCGAACGGCTGATCGAGACCGCCCGGGAGCGCTTCGGCGGCTTCCACGGGGTGCTGGTGAGCGTGGGCGGGCCGCCGCCCGGTTTCGTCGCCGACAACACCGACGACCAGTGGCGCGCCGCGTTCGAGTCCGTCTTCCTCGGCGCGGTACGGCTCGCCCGCGCGGCGGCGGCCGAGCTGGACGCGGGCGGTGTCATCGGCTTCGTGCTGTCCGGCTCGGTGTACGAGCCGATCCCGGCGCTGACGATCTCCAACGGCCTGCGCCCCGGGCTCGCCGGGTTCGCGAAGTCCCTCGCGGACGAGCTGGGTCCGCGCGGCATCCGGGTGCTGGGCCTGCTGCCGGCCCGGATCGACACGGACCGGGTGCGCGAGCTGGACTCCCTGTCCGCCGACCCCGAGGCCACCCGTGCCGCCAACGAGTCCCGCATCCCGCTGCGCCGCTACGGCGCCCCGGAGGAGTTCGGCAGGGTCGCGGCCTTCCTGCTGTCCCCGGCGGCGTCCTATCTGACCGGGCTCATGGTGCCGGTGGACGGCGGGATGCGGCACGGGTTCTGA
- the amaP gene encoding alkaline shock response membrane anchor protein AmaP: MRSGGLNRVLLALAGLILLALGGAVLAVGLGVRPPSWWIHGGPHDVLLSHAERTRYRGAGWWWPALIAALALLVLGALWWLTAILRRHRLAGLRVDTGDGGAADLRAGALESALAEEAARGTGVADARVRLRGRRKKPRAGALLRLEPEVDPSTALADFTTGPLARARESAGLSSLPAEVRLGAVKHRAERVT; encoded by the coding sequence ATGCGCTCCGGCGGACTCAACCGCGTCCTGCTCGCCCTGGCCGGACTGATCCTGCTCGCCCTCGGCGGCGCGGTGCTCGCCGTCGGCCTCGGCGTCCGGCCGCCCTCCTGGTGGATCCACGGCGGCCCGCACGACGTCCTGCTCAGCCACGCCGAGCGCACCCGCTACCGGGGCGCCGGCTGGTGGTGGCCGGCGCTCATCGCCGCCCTGGCCCTGCTCGTGCTCGGCGCCCTGTGGTGGCTGACCGCGATCCTGCGTCGGCACCGCCTCGCCGGCCTCCGCGTGGACACCGGCGACGGCGGCGCCGCCGACCTGCGGGCCGGGGCACTGGAGAGCGCCCTGGCCGAGGAGGCCGCCAGGGGAACCGGGGTGGCCGATGCCCGAGTCCGGCTGCGGGGCCGGCGCAAGAAGCCCAGGGCGGGTGCACTGTTGCGGCTGGAGCCCGAGGTGGACCCCTCGACCGCGCTGGCCGACTTCACCACCGGGCCCCTGGCCCGTGCCCGTGAGTCGGCGGGCCTGTCCTCCCTCCCGGCGGAGGTCCGCCTCGGCGCGGTCAAGCACCGGGCGGAACGGGTCACCTGA
- a CDS encoding helix-turn-helix domain-containing protein, with protein sequence MAETLKKGSRVTGAARDKLAADLKKKYDSGASIRALAEETGRSYGFVHRMLSESGVTLRGRGGATRGKKAATS encoded by the coding sequence GTGGCCGAGACTCTGAAGAAGGGCAGCCGGGTGACCGGCGCCGCGCGCGACAAGCTCGCGGCAGACCTGAAGAAGAAGTACGACTCCGGTGCGAGCATCCGGGCACTGGCCGAAGAGACCGGCCGCTCGTATGGCTTCGTCCACCGGATGCTCAGCGAGTCGGGCGTCACGCTGCGAGGGCGTGGCGGAGCGACCCGGGGCAAGAAGGCCGCGACGTCCTGA
- a CDS encoding CoA transferase, with protein MTDIACAWTALGGDPALLSRVTAVERPGTLPARLPVRHLARACVGACALAAAELGARRTGRAEVPGVRVDDGAVAAAFHSERLLRVDGRAPVSFAPLSRFWRTADGWVRTHANYPHHRARLLDALGLPADAAPETVAALLAGRTALGTEEAVYAAGGLAVALRTPDQWRATGQAAEVGARPLVERAVLGTAPARPLQPLDPAAAPLLPAAGVRVLDLTRVLAGPVATRTLALLGADVLRLDPPWSPELPDQHADTDFGKRSAALDLAADRDTVEELLAGADVVVTGYRPGALDRFGLSPEALAERHPALVVAQVSAWGAYGPWGGRRGFDSLVQVATGIAATEGSAAEPGALPAQALDHGTGYLLAAAVLRALTERSYDGAGRSVRLALARTAHWLTDGAPYGAGPGADETPETDDGAPVAPVAPVAPVPPDAWLAETGGPLGRLRHALSPVNFAGGPADWARPPTPWGSDRAVWE; from the coding sequence ATGACGGATATCGCGTGCGCATGGACCGCGCTGGGCGGCGACCCCGCCCTGCTCTCCCGGGTGACGGCGGTCGAGCGGCCCGGCACCCTCCCGGCCCGCCTTCCCGTACGGCACCTCGCGCGCGCCTGTGTCGGCGCGTGCGCCCTGGCCGCCGCCGAACTGGGGGCCCGCCGGACCGGGCGCGCCGAGGTGCCCGGGGTCCGGGTCGACGACGGTGCCGTGGCGGCGGCGTTCCACAGCGAGCGGCTGCTGCGGGTGGACGGCCGGGCGCCGGTCTCCTTCGCGCCCCTGTCGCGGTTCTGGCGCACGGCCGACGGCTGGGTGCGCACCCACGCCAACTACCCGCACCACCGGGCCCGGCTGCTGGACGCGCTGGGCCTGCCCGCGGACGCCGCGCCCGAGACCGTGGCCGCCCTGCTCGCCGGACGCACCGCCCTCGGGACCGAGGAGGCGGTGTACGCCGCCGGCGGCCTCGCGGTGGCCCTGCGCACCCCGGACCAGTGGCGGGCGACCGGCCAGGCGGCCGAGGTCGGCGCCCGCCCCCTGGTGGAGCGCGCGGTGCTCGGCACGGCCCCCGCGCGCCCGCTGCAGCCGCTCGACCCGGCCGCCGCCCCGCTGCTGCCCGCCGCCGGGGTGCGCGTCCTGGACCTGACCCGGGTCCTGGCGGGCCCGGTCGCCACCCGCACCCTCGCCCTGCTGGGCGCGGACGTGCTGCGCCTGGACCCGCCCTGGTCGCCCGAACTCCCCGACCAGCACGCCGACACGGACTTCGGCAAGCGCTCCGCGGCCCTGGACCTGGCGGCCGACCGGGACACCGTCGAGGAGCTGCTGGCCGGGGCGGACGTCGTGGTCACCGGCTACCGGCCGGGCGCGCTGGACCGCTTCGGGCTCTCCCCCGAGGCGCTCGCGGAGCGGCATCCCGCACTGGTGGTGGCGCAGGTGTCGGCCTGGGGCGCGTACGGGCCCTGGGGCGGGCGGCGCGGCTTCGACAGCCTGGTGCAGGTCGCCACCGGCATCGCGGCGACCGAGGGATCGGCGGCGGAGCCCGGCGCGCTGCCCGCGCAGGCCCTGGACCACGGCACCGGCTATCTGCTGGCGGCGGCCGTCCTGCGGGCGCTGACCGAGCGGTCGTACGACGGCGCCGGCCGCTCGGTCCGGCTGGCGCTGGCCCGCACCGCGCACTGGCTGACGGACGGGGCACCGTACGGCGCGGGGCCGGGGGCGGACGAGACCCCGGAGACGGACGACGGCGCCCCTGTCGCCCCTGTCGCCCCAGTCGCCCCAGTCCCCCCGGACGCCTGGCTCGCCGAGACCGGCGGTCCTCTCGGCCGGCTGCGGCACGCCCTGTCCCCGGTGAACTTCGCGGGCGGGCCCGCCGATTGGGCCCGCCCTCCGACGCCCTGGGGTTCGGACCGGGCCGTCTGGGAGTGA
- a CDS encoding VIT family protein — protein sequence MTEPQHEENHGGALGSRLNWLRAAVLGANDGIVSTAGLVVGVAGATGSRAALLTAGLAGLLAGSMSMAAGEYVSVSTQRDSELAALAVEKRELRERPEAELRELTQMLQARGLSEEVAREAAEQLTERDALRAHASVELGIDPDELTNPWHAAWASFLAFTVGALLPLLAIVLPPAGWRLPVTVLFVLAALVLTGWTSARLGAAAPRRAVLRNVGGGALAMAVTYAAGSLLGAAGV from the coding sequence GTGACGGAACCCCAGCACGAGGAGAACCACGGCGGCGCGCTCGGCTCGCGGCTGAACTGGCTGCGCGCCGCCGTCCTCGGCGCGAACGACGGCATCGTCTCCACCGCGGGCCTCGTCGTCGGCGTGGCCGGGGCGACCGGGAGCCGCGCCGCGCTGCTCACCGCGGGCCTCGCCGGACTGCTCGCCGGATCGATGTCCATGGCGGCGGGCGAGTACGTCTCCGTCTCCACTCAGCGCGACTCCGAACTGGCCGCGCTGGCCGTGGAGAAACGGGAACTGCGCGAGCGGCCCGAGGCCGAACTGCGCGAGCTGACCCAGATGCTCCAGGCGCGCGGTCTTTCCGAGGAGGTGGCCCGGGAGGCCGCCGAGCAGCTCACCGAGCGGGACGCGCTGCGCGCCCACGCCAGCGTGGAGCTGGGCATCGACCCCGACGAGCTGACCAATCCGTGGCACGCGGCCTGGGCGAGCTTCCTGGCCTTCACCGTGGGCGCCCTGCTGCCGCTGCTGGCCATCGTGCTGCCCCCGGCCGGCTGGCGGCTGCCGGTCACCGTGCTCTTTGTGCTCGCCGCGCTCGTCCTCACCGGCTGGACCAGCGCCCGCCTCGGCGCCGCGGCCCCCCGGCGGGCCGTGCTGCGCAATGTGGGCGGCGGGGCGCTGGCGATGGCGGTCACGTACGCGGCGGGCAGTCTGCTGGGGGCGGCCGGCGTGTGA
- a CDS encoding SURF1 family protein yields the protein MYRRGVHRYRFLLSLQWVILTIVAIALIPTMIKLGFWQKHRYEERTARNDLVSSALHAEPVPVEQLSSPGHAVTRTERYRTVTATGTFDTAKTEVVRRRTNDNGDVGYHVLTPFVLADGKVLMVNRGWIATDASQTAFPKIPAPPAGRTTISGRLMADETTAASGIKNLKGLPDRQIMLINSTEEAHRLGVPVLGGYMEQTAPAPRGGSPEQISDPGTEDAPLNYAYMIQWWLFAAAVPVGWWFLLRREIRDQEEAAAAPQPREGEPASV from the coding sequence ATGTACCGTCGTGGGGTGCATCGCTACCGCTTCCTGTTGTCCCTCCAGTGGGTCATCCTCACCATCGTCGCGATCGCGCTGATCCCGACGATGATCAAGCTGGGTTTCTGGCAGAAGCACCGCTACGAGGAGCGCACCGCGCGCAACGACCTCGTCTCCTCCGCGCTGCACGCCGAGCCGGTCCCCGTGGAGCAGCTGTCCTCCCCCGGACACGCCGTGACCCGGACCGAGAGGTACCGCACCGTCACCGCGACCGGCACCTTCGACACCGCGAAGACGGAAGTGGTCCGGCGCCGGACCAACGACAACGGCGATGTCGGCTACCACGTGCTGACCCCGTTCGTGCTCGCCGACGGCAAGGTGCTGATGGTCAACCGCGGCTGGATCGCCACGGACGCGTCCCAGACCGCCTTCCCGAAGATCCCCGCGCCGCCGGCCGGCCGGACCACCATCAGCGGGCGCCTGATGGCCGACGAGACCACCGCGGCCAGCGGCATCAAGAACCTCAAGGGCCTGCCCGACCGGCAGATCATGCTGATCAACAGCACCGAGGAGGCGCACCGGCTCGGTGTGCCGGTGCTCGGCGGCTACATGGAGCAGACGGCGCCGGCGCCCAGGGGCGGCTCCCCGGAGCAGATCTCCGACCCCGGCACCGAGGACGCCCCGCTGAACTACGCCTACATGATCCAGTGGTGGCTGTTCGCGGCGGCCGTCCCGGTCGGCTGGTGGTTCCTGCTCCGCCGGGAGATCCGGGACCAGGAGGAGGCCGCGGCGGCGCCGCAGCCGCGGGAGGGCGAACCGGCCTCGGTCTGA
- a CDS encoding enoyl-CoA hydratase/isomerase family protein: MATPDKDLAPVLDKDGVRLTVDDAIATVTLTNPAKRNAQSPALWRALAEAGRLLPGSVRVVVLRGEGKSFSAGLDRQMFTPEGIPGEPTFTDIARRDDAGLDATIAEFQEAFTWWRRNDIVSVAAVQGHAIGAGFQLALACDLRIVADDVQFAMRETSLGIVPDLAGTHPLVGLVGYARALEICVTGRFVGAQESVASGLANLAVAGDELDGAVRDLTAALVAAPRDAVVETKALLGGAAGRSYDEQRSAERAAQARRLRDLAGIGE, from the coding sequence ATGGCCACGCCCGACAAGGACCTCGCTCCTGTACTCGACAAGGACGGCGTACGGCTCACCGTCGACGACGCGATCGCCACGGTGACGCTGACGAATCCGGCCAAGCGCAACGCACAGAGCCCCGCCCTGTGGCGGGCGCTCGCCGAGGCCGGCCGGCTGCTGCCGGGCTCCGTCCGTGTCGTGGTGCTGCGCGGCGAGGGCAAGTCCTTCTCCGCCGGGCTGGACCGTCAGATGTTCACCCCGGAGGGGATCCCGGGCGAGCCGACCTTCACCGATATCGCGCGTCGTGACGACGCCGGGCTCGACGCGACCATCGCCGAATTCCAGGAGGCGTTCACCTGGTGGCGACGCAATGACATCGTGTCCGTCGCCGCCGTACAAGGACATGCCATCGGTGCCGGGTTCCAGCTGGCGCTCGCCTGCGACCTGCGGATCGTCGCCGACGATGTGCAGTTCGCCATGCGCGAGACCAGCCTCGGCATCGTTCCCGACCTGGCCGGCACGCATCCGCTGGTCGGCCTGGTCGGGTATGCCCGCGCGCTGGAGATCTGCGTGACCGGGCGGTTCGTCGGCGCGCAGGAGTCGGTGGCCTCGGGCCTGGCGAACCTGGCCGTCGCCGGGGACGAACTCGACGGCGCCGTACGCGACCTGACCGCCGCGCTGGTGGCCGCGCCGCGGGACGCCGTGGTCGAGACCAAGGCCCTGCTCGGCGGTGCAGCCGGCCGTTCGTACGACGAACAGCGCTCCGCCGAGCGCGCGGCCCAGGCACGCCGTCTGCGCGACCTGGCCGGCATCGGCGAATGA
- a CDS encoding glycoside hydrolase family 15 protein, producing MNARDRARIEDYALIGDEQTAALVGRDGSIDWLCLPRFDSGACFARLLGGTEHGHWRIAPEAAGDEGACTRRAYRPDTLVLDTEWDTPEGTVRVTDLMPQREHAPDVVRIVEGVSGRVTVRGTLRLRFDHGSIIPWMRRSDGHRVAVAGPDSVWLRSEPPVRTWGEDYCTHSEFTVGEGERVAFVLTWHPSHQRRPRLVDPYEALESSVADWRRWARRCRYAGPHRDAVVRSLITLKALTYAPTGGIVAAPTTSLPERLGGVRNWDYRYCWLRDSTLALGALLTAGYQEEAEAWRNWLLRAVAGDPAALQIMYGVAGERRLPETELPWLPGFAGSSPVRIGNGAVRQLQLDVYGEVMDSLSLARGAGLPTRPHMWAIQRALMDFLASAWRQPDQGLWEVRGGRRQFTHSKVMVWVAADRAVRTLEQGQETSGDLAGWRRLRAEVHREVCAKGYDPRRNTFTQYYGSRALDAALLLIPRVGFLPPDDPRVIGTVDAIRADLGHDGFLRRYDSAADDASVVDGLPGGEGAFLACSFWLVDALYLTGRPQEARELFERLVRVANDVGLLAEEYDPGADRQLGNFPQAFSHLGLVNSALTLFGTEGAG from the coding sequence GTGAACGCCCGTGACCGCGCCCGCATCGAGGACTACGCCCTCATCGGCGACGAGCAGACCGCGGCGCTGGTCGGCAGGGACGGCTCGATCGACTGGCTGTGCCTGCCCCGCTTCGACTCCGGCGCCTGCTTCGCCCGGCTGCTGGGCGGGACGGAGCACGGCCACTGGCGGATCGCGCCCGAGGCCGCGGGCGACGAGGGCGCCTGCACCCGCCGGGCCTACCGCCCCGACACCCTCGTCCTGGACACCGAGTGGGACACCCCCGAGGGCACGGTCCGCGTCACCGATCTGATGCCGCAGCGCGAACACGCCCCCGATGTGGTGCGCATCGTGGAGGGCGTCAGCGGCCGGGTCACCGTCCGCGGCACCCTGCGGCTGCGCTTCGACCACGGCTCGATCATCCCGTGGATGCGCCGCTCGGACGGCCACCGGGTGGCGGTCGCGGGCCCCGACTCGGTGTGGCTGCGCTCCGAGCCGCCGGTGCGCACCTGGGGCGAGGACTACTGCACCCACTCCGAGTTCACCGTCGGCGAGGGCGAGCGGGTCGCCTTCGTGCTCACCTGGCACCCCTCCCACCAGCGGCGCCCCCGGCTCGTCGACCCGTACGAGGCCCTGGAGAGCAGCGTCGCCGACTGGCGGCGCTGGGCCCGGCGCTGCCGCTACGCCGGACCGCACCGGGACGCCGTCGTCCGCTCCCTGATCACCCTCAAGGCGCTCACCTACGCCCCGACCGGCGGGATCGTCGCCGCGCCCACCACCTCGCTGCCCGAGCGGCTGGGCGGGGTGCGCAACTGGGACTACCGGTACTGCTGGCTGCGCGACTCCACCCTCGCCCTCGGCGCGCTGCTCACCGCGGGCTACCAGGAGGAGGCCGAGGCATGGCGCAACTGGCTGCTGCGCGCGGTCGCCGGCGACCCCGCCGCGCTCCAGATCATGTACGGCGTCGCGGGCGAGCGGCGCCTGCCGGAGACCGAACTGCCCTGGCTGCCCGGCTTCGCCGGCTCCTCCCCGGTGCGCATCGGCAACGGCGCCGTGCGGCAGCTCCAGCTCGATGTGTACGGCGAGGTGATGGACTCGCTGTCGCTGGCGCGCGGCGCGGGCCTGCCCACCCGGCCGCACATGTGGGCCATCCAGCGGGCGCTGATGGACTTCCTGGCGTCGGCGTGGCGGCAGCCGGACCAGGGCCTGTGGGAGGTGCGCGGCGGGCGCCGTCAGTTCACGCACTCCAAGGTGATGGTGTGGGTGGCCGCCGACCGGGCGGTGCGTACCCTCGAACAGGGCCAGGAGACCAGCGGCGACCTGGCGGGCTGGCGGCGGCTGCGCGCGGAGGTCCACCGGGAGGTCTGCGCGAAGGGCTACGACCCGCGGCGCAACACCTTCACGCAGTACTACGGCTCCCGCGCACTGGACGCCGCCCTGCTGCTCATCCCGCGCGTCGGCTTCCTTCCGCCGGACGACCCCCGGGTGATCGGCACGGTCGACGCCATCCGCGCGGACCTCGGCCACGACGGCTTCCTGCGCCGCTACGACTCCGCGGCGGACGACGCCTCGGTGGTCGACGGACTGCCGGGCGGCGAGGGCGCGTTCCTCGCCTGCTCGTTCTGGCTGGTGGACGCGCTGTATCTGACCGGGCGCCCGCAGGAGGCCCGGGAGCTGTTCGAACGGCTGGTGCGGGTGGCCAACGACGTGGGGCTGCTGGCCGAGGAGTACGACCCCGGCGCGGACCGCCAGCTGGGAAACTTCCCGCAGGCTTTCAGCCATCTCGGCCTGGTGAACTCCGCCCTCACACTGTTCGGGACCGAGGGGGCAGGATAG
- a CDS encoding Asp23/Gls24 family envelope stress response protein yields the protein MSAVTTGTGAVGHPPARVPPGERGATRIADRVVEKIAAQAAREAVGPPPADAGAPHAAVAVHRDTARIRVFLELGYPCDIGARCAAVRRRVTERVGALVNMRVAEVAVQVERLHPPAATGGRTR from the coding sequence GTGAGCGCCGTGACCACCGGGACGGGAGCGGTAGGACACCCGCCGGCCCGGGTGCCGCCCGGGGAGCGGGGCGCCACCCGGATCGCCGACCGGGTGGTGGAGAAGATCGCCGCACAGGCCGCCCGCGAGGCGGTGGGCCCGCCGCCCGCCGACGCCGGGGCACCCCACGCCGCGGTGGCCGTCCACCGCGACACCGCCCGGATCCGCGTCTTTCTCGAACTCGGCTACCCCTGCGACATCGGCGCCCGCTGCGCCGCCGTGCGCCGCCGGGTCACCGAGCGGGTGGGCGCGCTGGTGAACATGCGGGTCGCCGAGGTCGCCGTCCAGGTGGAGCGGCTGCACCCGCCGGCGGCCACGGGCGGGAGGACCCGATGA
- a CDS encoding Asp23/Gls24 family envelope stress response protein, producing MTDMTTTPEGGGEPHTSTRKAVRRGGGAAATRGRTTIADGVVEKIAGMAARDVIGVYAMGGGFARTLGAVRDRVPGGSKSVTRGVKAEVGEVQAALDLEIVVDYGVSIGDVAGDVRENVVAAVERMTGLEVVEVNIAVSDVQLPDEEEDEPEPRIQ from the coding sequence ATGACCGACATGACGACGACCCCCGAAGGCGGCGGCGAGCCGCACACGTCGACCCGGAAGGCCGTCCGGCGTGGCGGCGGGGCTGCCGCCACCCGGGGACGGACCACCATCGCCGACGGCGTGGTGGAGAAGATCGCCGGGATGGCCGCCCGGGACGTGATCGGTGTGTACGCGATGGGCGGTGGCTTCGCCCGCACCCTGGGCGCGGTGCGCGACCGGGTGCCCGGCGGCTCCAAATCGGTGACCCGCGGTGTGAAGGCCGAGGTCGGCGAGGTGCAGGCCGCGCTCGATCTGGAGATCGTGGTGGACTACGGCGTCTCCATCGGCGATGTCGCCGGTGATGTGCGCGAGAACGTGGTCGCCGCGGTGGAGCGGATGACCGGTCTGGAGGTCGTCGAGGTCAACATCGCGGTCAGCGACGTCCAGCTGCCCGACGAGGAGGAGGACGAGCCGGAGCCCCGGATCCAGTGA
- a CDS encoding DEDDh family exonuclease: protein MLEDRATAVSSATRWPTVYPQGYAVVDVETTGLARHDRIISAAVYRLDARGEVEDHWYTLVNPERDPGPVWIHGLTSEVLQGAPLFADIAEEFATRLDGRVLVAHNAVFDWQMIAREYARAERRAPVRQRLCTIALSKELGLPLPNHKLESLAAHFGVVQQRAHHALDDARVLAEAFRPSLRAAAAGGVRLPLLECRPLTEWSDAPVPRQPSPGYGGYRPGSWRPSRKKPVCPYPNPGRYEDGKPLKQGMRVAFSGDTSTERELLEDRATECGLHVASSISRLTSLLVTNDPDSGTSKTVKARQFGTPVVDEAAFGQLLRDVEPADE, encoded by the coding sequence ATGCTCGAAGACCGTGCGACCGCAGTGTCCTCCGCCACCCGGTGGCCGACCGTGTATCCCCAGGGATACGCGGTCGTTGACGTGGAGACCACCGGCCTGGCCCGGCACGACCGGATCATCTCCGCCGCCGTCTACCGGCTGGACGCGCGCGGCGAGGTCGAGGACCACTGGTACACCCTGGTCAACCCGGAGCGCGATCCGGGACCCGTGTGGATACACGGTCTGACGAGCGAGGTGCTTCAGGGCGCGCCGCTGTTCGCGGACATCGCCGAGGAGTTCGCCACCCGTCTGGACGGCCGGGTGCTGGTCGCGCACAACGCGGTCTTCGACTGGCAGATGATCGCGCGGGAGTACGCGCGCGCCGAGCGCCGGGCGCCGGTGCGCCAGCGGCTGTGCACCATCGCGCTGTCGAAGGAGCTGGGGCTGCCGCTGCCCAACCACAAGCTGGAGTCGCTCGCCGCGCACTTCGGCGTGGTGCAGCAGCGGGCGCACCACGCGCTGGACGACGCGCGGGTGCTCGCGGAGGCGTTCCGGCCCAGCCTGCGGGCCGCGGCGGCGGGCGGCGTACGGCTGCCGCTGCTGGAGTGCCGCCCGCTGACGGAGTGGTCGGACGCGCCGGTGCCCCGGCAGCCCTCCCCCGGCTACGGCGGCTACCGCCCCGGCAGTTGGCGCCCCTCCCGCAAAAAGCCCGTATGCCCCTATCCCAACCCGGGCCGCTATGAAGACGGCAAACCTCTCAAACAGGGCATGCGGGTGGCGTTCTCCGGTGACACCTCCACCGAGCGGGAGCTGCTGGAGGACCGGGCGACCGAATGCGGGCTGCACGTGGCGTCCAGCATCTCCCGGCTGACCAGCCTGCTGGTGACCAACGACCCCGACTCGGGCACCTCCAAGACGGTCAAGGCCCGGCAGTTCGGCACGCCGGTCGTGGACGAGGCCGCGTTCGGGCAGCTGCTGCGGGACGTCGAGCCCGCGGACGAGTGA
- a CDS encoding nucleopolyhedrovirus P10 family protein, giving the protein MTDAWTQVVRHQVGLGRLLPLGGPGDGAWIAEDAAGAALRVAVADGMPGVRLGALRIGLADPRAAAEPVVPAPPSALPPGALRVTADCAATSVEPLPATAERLRELLATAAAERLGLVVAEVDLRITDLLEPDGRLVEVRPPQPPAARDETSLSGLRAAEAARAVPGVVRLTGPGRAVRIEERADGTAELVHRHVRVDLAADAAHRTVEVARRVRAAVRDALEDRPTVAVLVTSVG; this is encoded by the coding sequence ATGACGGACGCGTGGACCCAGGTCGTACGACATCAGGTGGGACTCGGCAGGCTGCTGCCGTTGGGCGGGCCGGGTGACGGAGCGTGGATCGCGGAGGACGCCGCGGGGGCGGCCCTGCGCGTCGCGGTGGCGGACGGGATGCCCGGGGTGCGCCTGGGCGCGCTGCGGATCGGGCTCGCCGACCCGCGGGCAGCGGCCGAGCCCGTGGTGCCGGCCCCGCCGAGCGCGCTGCCGCCGGGCGCCCTGCGGGTGACGGCGGACTGCGCGGCGACCTCCGTGGAACCGCTGCCGGCCACGGCGGAGCGGCTGCGGGAGCTGCTCGCGACGGCGGCGGCCGAACGCCTCGGCCTGGTGGTGGCGGAGGTCGATCTGCGGATCACGGATCTGCTGGAGCCGGACGGGCGGCTCGTGGAGGTACGGCCGCCCCAGCCGCCGGCGGCCCGGGACGAGACGTCCCTGTCCGGGCTGCGCGCGGCCGAGGCGGCGCGCGCGGTGCCGGGAGTCGTTCGGCTGACCGGACCGGGCCGGGCGGTGCGCATCGAGGAGCGGGCGGACGGCACGGCCGAGCTGGTCCACCGCCATGTGCGGGTGGACCTGGCGGCCGACGCGGCCCACCGGACCGTGGAGGTGGCCCGGCGGGTGCGCGCGGCCGTACGGGACGCGCTGGAGGACAGGCCGACGGTGGCCGTCCTGGTCACCTCGGTGGGCTAG
- a CDS encoding DUF6286 domain-containing protein — protein MSGPDAPTLDQATDAPADAGGSGRFWAPRRVPAGIVAVLLLAGAGLLLYDIVAVRAHRPAMRWRRTLARQLAERPLDDTWVLAGAALAVALGLWLLALALTPGHRSLLPMRRPHPDVRAALKRDAAAQVLRDRAMELSGVRSVRVRMRRRKAAVHAVSHFRELDDVRADLDTTLTEAIRGLGLTHTPRLALRVTRAARKG, from the coding sequence ATGAGCGGGCCGGACGCCCCCACCCTCGACCAGGCCACCGACGCCCCCGCCGACGCGGGCGGCAGCGGCCGCTTCTGGGCGCCGCGCCGCGTCCCCGCGGGCATCGTCGCCGTCCTGCTGCTGGCCGGCGCGGGCCTGCTGCTCTACGACATCGTCGCGGTACGCGCCCACCGGCCCGCGATGCGCTGGCGCCGCACCCTCGCCCGCCAGCTGGCCGAACGGCCCCTGGACGACACCTGGGTCCTGGCCGGCGCGGCCCTCGCGGTCGCCCTCGGCCTGTGGCTGCTCGCCCTCGCGCTCACCCCGGGACACCGCTCCCTGCTGCCGATGCGCCGCCCGCACCCGGACGTCCGCGCCGCGCTCAAGCGGGACGCGGCGGCCCAGGTGCTGCGCGACCGCGCCATGGAACTGTCCGGCGTACGGTCCGTACGGGTACGGATGCGCCGCCGCAAGGCCGCCGTCCACGCCGTCTCGCACTTCCGCGAACTGGACGACGTTCGCGCCGATCTGGACACCACGCTCACCGAGGCCATCCGCGGCCTCGGGCTGACCCATACGCCCCGGCTCGCCCTGCGGGTGACCCGGGCCGCGCGGAAGGGGTGA